The genomic stretch AATAACTAGACAATTATAACATATGCTTTTGATAATTTCCATAGTTTTTATCAAATTATTTTGCAATTAGCACGGGGGTAAATGCTACACTGTCACTTGATATTAACTTTAGTTTAATATCTTCATAGTCACCATTAAAAGCATACTTTGTAATTTTACGACCATGTAAGTGACCATAGTAACATTTTTTTATATTGTAGTTATGTAGTATATCAAATATTTCTTGACAACACTGATTTCCAAATACCGGTGGATAATGAAGAAAAACAATTGTTTCTAAATCGTTATCAACACTATCAAGTGATAATTTTAATCTACCAAGTTCTCGGTTAAGGACCTTTTCATCCTCAGCACTGTCAACTTCTAAATTCCATCCACGAGTACCACAGATGTTATAGTTACCTACCTTGTAAGAATTATTAAAAAGAATCTTAATTTTGTTAAAATTATTTTTTTCAAGGTAGTTATCTACTTTCTTCTTAGTTCCCCACCATAAATCGTGGTTTCCTTTCAAGAAAATTTTGTTACCCTTAAGTTTATTATTTATAAACTCAAAGTCTTTGTAACATTCATCAAGTTTAAGTGCCCAACAAATGTCACCGGCTACAATAACTGTATCTTCATCTTTTACAATGCTGTTCCAGTTATTAAGCAATCTCTCTATATGATTGTCCCAACCTTCAAATATATCCATAGGTTTATCAACACCAATAGATAAATGAAGGTCAGCAATACAAAATAAAGACATATTAGATACCTAATGTGTTCTTAACATATTCAGGCATCTTATCAGCCTCTGTTACATTATTAAATCTAACTTCTAGATTCTTTAGTTCAGCAATTGGCTTTGGTACTTCTGCACCTGTAATCTTGTTTAGTTCATCAACCATTGTGAACTCATCATCACAGATAGCTTCAGGAGCTACTGCTTCAAGTACAGAATGAGAGAACTTATATGGACTTGCAGTAGAAGCAATAACAACAGGTGTTTTATCCCCTGTCTTTTCTACATACTGGTTATATACATTAATAGCAACTGATGTATGTGTATCACATAGATACTTTTCTTCATCAAATAGTTCTTTAATAGTAGCCTTTGTGTTTGTATCATCACAGAAACCACCAAAGAACTTAGAAGTAATTTCTTTCTTAACTTCATCAGTTACTTCATACTTACCTTCAGTCTTAAGCTGATTCATCCACTTTGCAACTAGTTCATCGTTATTACCTGAGAACTTATAAAGTAGTCTTTCAAGGTTACTTGAAACAAGAATATCCATTGATGGAGAAGCAGTTGCATAGAACTGTCTGTTCTTGTCGTAAACACCTGTATTAATAAAATCAGTAAGAACATTATTCTGGTTAGATGCACAAATAAACTTGTTAACTGGCATACCCATACAATATGCATAGTAAGCAGCTAGAATGTTACCAAAGTTACCTGTTGGAACAACAATGTTGATTTTGTCACCCATATTAATTTTCTTACTGTTTACTAAATCACAATAAGCAGAAATATAGTAAACAATTTGAGGAAGTAATCTACCCCAGTTGATTGAGTTAGCTGAACTGAATAGCATATCATTCTTATGTAGAAGTTCAACAATCTCATCAGTAGTGAAAATCTTTTTAACACCTGTCTGAGCATCATCAAAGTTACCCTTGATTGCACAAACATTTACATTACTACCCTTCTGAGTGTTCATCTGACGCTTCTGCATTGGAGAAACACCGTCTTCAGGATAGAATACAATCATCTTAGTGTGGTCAACATCTTTGAAACCTTCAAGAGCAGCCTTACCTGTATCACCTGATGTAGCAACAAGAATAACAGCAGTTTTTCCATCATAAGTTTTCTTTAATGACTTAGTTAGGAAATGTGGAAGAATCTGAAGTGCCATATCCTTAAATGCACATGTTGGACCATGCCATAGTTCCATAATGTTGATTTCGTTACCGTTGTATTTCTTAGCAACTAGAGGAGCAGGACATTCTGAACCAAATTTCTCAACTGTATATGCCTTGTCAACACAATCAGCAATTTCTTCTTCTGTGAAATCTGTTAGAAAATCAGAGAACACAATCTTTGCTCTTTCGTTATATGAAAGACCTAGTAAAGATTTGAAAGTTTCTTCTGTGTACTTAGGTAATTCCTGAGGAACAAAAAGACCACCGTCTTTACTGATACCCTGGGCAATAGCCTGAGCAGCAGAAACAACTTCTTTATTATTTTCAGTACTGTTATATAACATTTTTATCTTCCTTTCAGTACATATTTCCGATTTTACATTCTACACTATATTGTGCTAAATGTCAAAGTTTATCGTAAAATTTCACGCCATTTTCAAAAAAAATCTTGTCAACAACTGATTTTTTGAAGTTATTTTCTATGAAAGAATTATATAGCCTTTTAAAATCACTTGATGAAGAAAAACCATCAACAAGGTCTGAACCATCCATATCTGTACCGATACATAGGTTATCTTCACCACCAAGACTTAGAAAATGGTATGCATGATTAAGTATATCTTTAATACTGTAACTGTCACTATCACTTAAAAAGTATTTATGAAAGTTAAGTCCTACAACACCGTTTTTGCTTTTAATATATTCAAATTGTTCATCTGTAATATTCCTTTTGTTACTGCAAATTTCTCTTGAGTTTGAATGTGTTGCAAGAATATATTTTGGGTTACTTGATGCTATATCATAGAACAAATTATCACTTGTATGAGATACATCAATAGCAATATTATTCTTAATATATTCATCAATTACTTTTTTGCCGAAAGTAGTAGCACCTATAGGATTTTTTGCAAGAACACCGTCACCGATACAGTTACTTTCGTTCCAAGTTAGTGTAGCAACTTTTACACCATACTTTTTAAGAAATACTATATTTTCAATATTATCTTCAAGTATTGAAGAATTTTCTACAGTTAGGTGCAATGACTTATTTGCATTTACATCATTAAAAGGAATTTTAAGTCTTTTACATTCTGAGATAAGTTTCTCGGCACTTGCAATAAAATACTCTATAAGAGGTTTATCCTTAAACTGTAAAGGTAATTCATTTCTATCATCAGGTGTCCATACTGCCATACATTGATGCCATTTACTTGCTTTCATTAAATCAGAAATTTTAAATTCGTAAATATCAGCATCAAGTGGCAAATCATTCATCATACTTTTATATAAGGTATCACAATGAAAATCAAAAACTTCCATAACTACCTCCCTGCATAAATGCATTTTTGATATGATTGATACTTATAACTTTTTTAGAATTATGGATAACTTCTATTATATCAAATCTTATGTTTTTATTTGATGGATATTCTTTAAGGTACACATAAGCAGTTTTCATAAGCCTATTTTGTTTTTGCCTTGTAACTGCTAATATCGGTGCATAGAGAGAATTTTCTTTTCTTGTTTTTACTTCAACAAAAACAATACAATTTTTGTCTTCTGCTACAATATCAATTTCACCATACTTAGTATTGTAGTTTTTGG from Ruminococcus bovis encodes the following:
- a CDS encoding metallophosphoesterase; its protein translation is MSLFCIADLHLSIGVDKPMDIFEGWDNHIERLLNNWNSIVKDEDTVIVAGDICWALKLDECYKDFEFINNKLKGNKIFLKGNHDLWWGTKKKVDNYLEKNNFNKIKILFNNSYKVGNYNICGTRGWNLEVDSAEDEKVLNRELGRLKLSLDSVDNDLETIVFLHYPPVFGNQCCQEIFDILHNYNIKKCYYGHLHGRKITKYAFNGDYEDIKLKLISSDSVAFTPVLIAK
- a CDS encoding dipeptidase; amino-acid sequence: MEVFDFHCDTLYKSMMNDLPLDADIYEFKISDLMKASKWHQCMAVWTPDDRNELPLQFKDKPLIEYFIASAEKLISECKRLKIPFNDVNANKSLHLTVENSSILEDNIENIVFLKKYGVKVATLTWNESNCIGDGVLAKNPIGATTFGKKVIDEYIKNNIAIDVSHTSDNLFYDIASSNPKYILATHSNSREICSNKRNITDEQFEYIKSKNGVVGLNFHKYFLSDSDSYSIKDILNHAYHFLSLGGEDNLCIGTDMDGSDLVDGFSSSSDFKRLYNSFIENNFKKSVVDKIFFENGVKFYDKL
- the thrC gene encoding threonine synthase, with translation MLYNSTENNKEVVSAAQAIAQGISKDGGLFVPQELPKYTEETFKSLLGLSYNERAKIVFSDFLTDFTEEEIADCVDKAYTVEKFGSECPAPLVAKKYNGNEINIMELWHGPTCAFKDMALQILPHFLTKSLKKTYDGKTAVILVATSGDTGKAALEGFKDVDHTKMIVFYPEDGVSPMQKRQMNTQKGSNVNVCAIKGNFDDAQTGVKKIFTTDEIVELLHKNDMLFSSANSINWGRLLPQIVYYISAYCDLVNSKKINMGDKINIVVPTGNFGNILAAYYAYCMGMPVNKFICASNQNNVLTDFINTGVYDKNRQFYATASPSMDILVSSNLERLLYKFSGNNDELVAKWMNQLKTEGKYEVTDEVKKEITSKFFGGFCDDTNTKATIKELFDEEKYLCDTHTSVAINVYNQYVEKTGDKTPVVIASTASPYKFSHSVLEAVAPEAICDDEFTMVDELNKITGAEVPKPIAELKNLEVRFNNVTEADKMPEYVKNTLGI
- a CDS encoding YraN family protein produces the protein MQITEKRQIGDIGEKASRKYLKKNKYKIVAKNYNTKYGEIDIVAEDKNCIVFVEVKTRKENSLYAPILAVTRQKQNRLMKTAYVYLKEYPSNKNIRFDIIEVIHNSKKVISINHIKNAFMQGGSYGSF